In one Fundulus heteroclitus isolate FHET01 chromosome 3, MU-UCD_Fhet_4.1, whole genome shotgun sequence genomic region, the following are encoded:
- the LOC118557480 gene encoding vegetative cell wall protein gp1-like, whose protein sequence is MTEMTRPREGQATGLVRIGLPNQLWRQPLVHLPPSCFGAPPVCHRSDQPDPWDSIGRTLSSHRERLRSLGEAVQTTQDLLRGLSGRIGQLTVAVLARQQNRPSAPLPSAPEPPLPSAPEPPLPSAPEPPLPSAPEPPLPSAPEPPLPSAPEPPLPSAPEPPLPSAPEPPSEVSSAPEPPSEVSSAPEPPSEVSSAPEPPSEVSSAPEPPSEVSSAPEPPSEVSSAPEPPSEVSSAPEPPSEVSSAPEPPSEVSSAPEPPSEVSSAPEPPSEVSSAPEPPSEVSSAPEPPSEVSSAPEPPSEASTVPKLPEFPSVFESCELSRAHRSCRWSLEFRRPAELQLCHRGLPQWCPPLALLFRRRGRPPRCLRL, encoded by the coding sequence ATGACAGAAATGACCCGACCAAGAGAGGGCCAGGCAACGGGCCTGGTAAGAATCGGGCTGCCTAATCAGCTCTGGAGGCAGCCTCTGGTGCATCTGCCTCCTAGCTGCTTTGGGGCTCCTCCTGTCTGCCACCGCTCTGACCAGCCCGATCCTTGGGACTCAATCGGGAGGACGCTCTCCTCCCACCGCGAGCGGCTTCGGTCGCTTGGGGAGGCAGTTCAGACCACTCAAGATCTGCTGCGGGGGCTGTCGGGCCGGATTGGTCAGCTGACGGTTGCTGTCCTCGCCCGCCAGCAGAATCGCCCTTCCGCGCCGCTGCCCAGCGCACCCGAACCGCCGCTGCCCAGCGCACCCGAACCGCCGCTGCCCAGCGCACCCGAACCGCCGCTGCCCAGCGCACCCGAACCGCCGCTGCCCAGCGCACCCGAACCGCCGCTGCCCAGCGCACCCGAACCGCCGCTGCCCAGCGCACCCGAACCGCCGCTGCCCAGCGCACCCGAGCCGCCATCCGAGGTCTCCTCCGCACCCGAGCCGCCATCCGAGGTCTCCTCCGCACCCGAGCCGCCATCCGAGGTCTCCTCCGCACCCGAGCCGCCATCCGAGGTCTCCTCCGCACCCGAGCCGCCATCCGAGGTCTCCTCCGCACCCGAGCCGCCATCCGAGGTCTCCTCCGCACCCGAGCCGCCATCCGAGGTCTCCTCCGCACCCGAGCCGCCATCCGAGGTCTCCTCCGCACCCGAGCCGCCATCCGAGGTCTCCTCCGCACCCGAGCCGCCATCCGAGGTCTCCTCCGCACCCGAGCCGCCATCCGAGGTCTCCTCCGCACCCGAGCCGCCATCCGAGGTCTCCTCCGCACCCGAGCCGCCATCCGAGGTCTCCTCCGCACCCGAGCCGCCATCCGAGGCCTCCACTGTACCTAAGCTTCCTGAATTTCCCAGCGTTTTTGAGTCTTGTGAGCTTTCCCGTGCTCACAGGTCCTGCCGCTGGTCTCTAGAGTTTCGCCGGCCGGCTGAGCTGCAGCTTTGTCACCGGGGTCTCCCACAGTGGTGCCCGCCACTGGCTCTGCTTTTCCGCCGCCGGGGACGTCCACCGCGATGCCTCCGGCTCTAA